From a region of the Acetonema longum DSM 6540 genome:
- the nuoB gene encoding NADH-quinone oxidoreductase subunit NuoB, translated as MLGILHKILYTGTVTETMDQAIPPARSRGEVVFRQTGCSGCRACEHACPVRALRLEGDKPVIDHNSCIFCGQCVNQCEEKALVQTGHFQMATLTGSLDPEEVSSQVACKIRAVLGRSLHIRHLDAGSCNACDFEMSALLNPVYDLQQYGIDFVASPRHADMLMVTGVVTRNLTQALLMTYEAVPHPKLVMAVGACAAGGQTFGSGYAMRGRVDGLIPVDIYVPGCPPKPQALLYGLLLALDRL; from the coding sequence ATGCTTGGTATTCTGCATAAAATTTTGTACACCGGCACCGTAACCGAGACTATGGATCAGGCTATCCCGCCGGCGCGTTCCCGGGGTGAAGTAGTCTTCAGGCAGACGGGCTGTTCCGGTTGCCGGGCCTGCGAACATGCTTGTCCTGTACGGGCCTTGCGGTTGGAAGGCGATAAGCCGGTGATTGACCACAACAGCTGTATTTTTTGCGGCCAATGTGTAAATCAGTGTGAGGAAAAAGCACTGGTGCAGACCGGCCATTTTCAGATGGCAACTCTGACCGGTTCTCTGGACCCGGAGGAGGTTTCTTCCCAGGTGGCCTGTAAAATTCGCGCCGTTCTCGGTCGGTCGCTTCATATACGTCATCTGGATGCCGGCTCCTGTAACGCCTGTGATTTTGAAATGTCGGCTTTGTTAAATCCGGTTTATGATTTGCAGCAATATGGCATTGATTTTGTAGCTTCGCCGCGGCATGCCGACATGTTAATGGTTACCGGCGTGGTGACCCGCAATCTGACCCAGGCGCTGCTGATGACCTATGAGGCGGTGCCTCATCCTAAACTGGTCATGGCAGTAGGTGCCTGCGCCGCCGGCGGGCAGACCTTCGGTTCCGGTTATGCTATGCGGGGCAGGGTGGATGGACTGATTCCGGTGGATATTTATGTTCCGGGATGCCCGCCTAAGCCTCAGGCATTGTTATACGGGCTGCTATTGGCTCTTGACAGACTGTAA
- a CDS encoding RidA family protein produces MKTIIKTDRAPQAIGPYSQGVKAGGLLFLSGQIPLDPVTGQVVYGGIDMQTRQVLNNIKALLEHEKLTFQNVVKTTVFLKDMNDFASMNQIYGEFFASDQPARSAVQIARLPRDVSVEIEVIAAY; encoded by the coding sequence ATGAAAACCATTATAAAAACGGACCGGGCGCCTCAGGCTATCGGCCCTTATTCTCAGGGAGTTAAGGCCGGTGGTTTATTATTCTTATCGGGCCAGATTCCCCTTGATCCTGTCACGGGGCAGGTCGTTTATGGCGGCATTGACATGCAGACCCGCCAGGTATTAAATAACATAAAGGCTTTGCTGGAACACGAAAAACTGACCTTCCAAAACGTAGTCAAGACAACGGTTTTTTTAAAGGATATGAATGATTTTGCCTCTATGAACCAAATCTATGGCGAATTTTTTGCCAGTGATCAGCCTGCTCGCTCGGCGGTTCAGATTGCCCGATTGCCTCGCGATGTGAGCGTCGAGATAGAGGTGATTGCTGCTTACTAA
- a CDS encoding NADH-quinone oxidoreductase subunit C, which yields MSKMQETQVHTLEATAANFRVAANTVYKNGQRMLSAMFANDERQIRGAFAIYCIFTALDEPQSFHVVKATLPAEGPAEFPSLTPIIPAAAWYEREIHDLFGLNPLDHPDLRPLVLHENWPAGLYPLRKDFPVNTSVLTMENDYPTPQVTGEGVFEVPVGPIHAGIIEPGHFRFSQAGEHMIHLEAKLFYTHRGIEKAVEGIPLDQAIFQVERICGACSVSNALSYSQAVEALTRTAAPGRAQYLRILAAELERLYNHVGDVGNICAGLGFAVGTSHGSRLKEKLMRLNEALTGNRFLRGWIVPGGVAMDLTRELSQDIHHVLRSLEGDFRELIMMLKDSEAFRNRVETTGIVPRHVALDLSLVGVAARASGVSTDMRRDFPYSGYAEFEFKVPVYKAGDVAARLGVRAEEAFQSIGIIREVLAKLARQTGPLRAEIGTVEPYRSAFGWSESARGGNLHWVMAGTENRIYRLFVRSASYPNWPALAVAVPQNIIPDFPLINKSFELCYACLDR from the coding sequence ATGAGCAAGATGCAGGAAACCCAGGTCCATACATTGGAAGCGACTGCGGCCAACTTTCGCGTTGCCGCTAATACTGTATATAAAAACGGGCAGCGGATGCTTTCAGCCATGTTTGCCAATGATGAACGCCAGATTCGGGGGGCCTTTGCGATTTATTGCATTTTTACAGCCCTGGACGAGCCTCAGTCTTTTCATGTAGTGAAAGCAACTCTGCCGGCGGAAGGTCCGGCCGAGTTTCCCTCCCTGACGCCCATCATTCCGGCTGCTGCCTGGTATGAACGGGAGATACACGATTTATTCGGGCTAAACCCTTTGGATCATCCTGATCTCAGGCCCCTTGTGCTGCATGAAAACTGGCCTGCCGGCCTGTATCCTCTGCGTAAGGATTTTCCAGTGAATACAAGCGTATTAACCATGGAAAATGATTATCCTACGCCTCAGGTAACAGGCGAAGGAGTTTTTGAAGTGCCGGTAGGACCGATTCATGCCGGTATCATTGAGCCGGGTCATTTTCGTTTTAGCCAGGCCGGCGAGCATATGATCCATCTGGAAGCCAAATTGTTTTATACCCACCGGGGCATCGAGAAAGCGGTGGAAGGGATACCGCTGGATCAGGCTATTTTTCAGGTGGAGAGAATTTGCGGCGCTTGTTCGGTGTCTAATGCCCTGTCATACAGCCAGGCGGTGGAGGCTCTCACTAGGACGGCGGCGCCCGGCCGGGCTCAGTATTTGCGAATTCTGGCTGCTGAGCTGGAACGGTTATATAACCATGTGGGAGATGTGGGCAATATTTGTGCCGGCTTGGGTTTTGCCGTAGGTACCAGCCACGGATCCCGCCTCAAAGAAAAATTGATGCGTCTGAATGAAGCTTTGACCGGTAACCGCTTTTTGCGGGGCTGGATCGTGCCCGGCGGGGTTGCCATGGATCTTACCCGTGAATTGTCCCAGGATATCCATCATGTCTTGCGTTCGCTGGAAGGCGATTTCCGGGAGCTGATCATGATGCTGAAAGACAGTGAGGCCTTCCGCAATCGGGTGGAAACTACCGGCATTGTCCCTCGGCATGTTGCGCTGGATCTGAGTCTGGTAGGAGTAGCGGCCCGGGCCTCCGGGGTCAGCACCGACATGCGGCGGGATTTTCCCTATTCCGGGTATGCTGAATTTGAATTTAAAGTGCCTGTATACAAAGCCGGTGATGTGGCTGCCCGCTTGGGCGTCAGGGCTGAGGAGGCTTTTCAGTCCATTGGCATCATTCGGGAAGTATTGGCGAAACTGGCTCGCCAGACGGGTCCACTGCGGGCGGAGATCGGAACTGTGGAACCTTATCGCAGCGCTTTCGGCTGGAGTGAATCAGCCCGGGGCGGCAATCTACACTGGGTGATGGCCGGAACTGAAAACCGGATCTACCGTCTCTTCGTGCGTTCCGCATCTTACCCTAACTGGCCGGCATTAGCTGTAGCTGTTCCCCAAAATATCATTCCGGATTTTCCCTTGATCAATAAGAGTTTTGAGTTATGCTACGCCTGTCTGGATCGTTAG